CCAAGCCCGCCAACCTGCCCGGCCAGAAGCACGGCATGGCCCTGTCGGACGACTTCTCGACCGACAAGTTCGGCGTGCAGTGGAGCTTCTACAATCCGGGTTCGGACGAAGGCCGCCGTTTCCGCCGTGAGGGCGGGGTGCTGCACATGGCCGCCAAGGGCGCCGCGCCCAAGGACTGTTCGCCCCTGACCTTCGTCCAGGGCGAGCACGCCTATGAGATCGAGTGCGAGATCGAGATCGACGAGGGCGTGACCGCGGGCCTGCTGCTCTTCTACGACTTTGGCCTCTACGCCGGCCTGGGCTTCGACGAGAAGCGCTTCGTGACCCATACCTACGGGATGGAACGCGGGCGGCCGGGCCATCAGAACGGTCGCCACATGCATATGCGGATGACGAACGATAACCACATCGTCACCTGCTACTCGAGCGCGGACGGCGTGACCTGGACCAAGTTCGACCGCCAGATGGAGGTCTCGGGCTATCACCAGAACGTGCGCGGCGGCTTCATGATGCTGCGGCCCGGCATCTATGCGGCCGGGGGCTCGGGCGAGGCCCGGTTCAAGAACTTCAAATACCGGGCGCTCTAGGCCTGATGTTCGCTTTCGACCCGACGGAAGCCCGCGTCGATGACGGCGAGCATGGCGACGGCGGCCCCCGGGCCGTCGCGCGCCTCGATGCGGTCGACGATGCGTTCGTGGGCGTCGACGGTTTCACGATGCAGGTCGGGAGCGCGGGTCGGCGGGCTGAGGGTGAAGGCCTCCAGCAGGGCCGTCTCGATGACGCTGGCGATCGAGCGCATCATGGGATTGTTCGACGCCGCCCCGATGGCCAGGTGCAGCGACAGGTCGGCGCGGGCGAATCCGTATTCGGAACGGGTCTCGGCCCGCATGGCGGCGATGGCCAGCCGCATGGCCATGATGTCGGCGTCCGTCCGGTGCAGTGCCGCCAGCTCCGCCGCCGCCGGCTCCACCGCGCGGCGCATCTCGGCCAGATGGCGGCGGAAGTCGGCGTCCATGCCGGTGCGCACCTTCCACGACAGGACTTCGGGATCGAACAGGTTCCAGCGCACCCGGTCCGAGACCTTGGTGCCGACGCGGGTCTTGACCACCAGAAGCCCCTTGGCCGTCAGGGTCTTGATCGCCTCGCGCAGCGAGGTGCGCGAAACCCCGAACCGGTCCAGCAACTCGGGCTCGGGCGGCAGCTTCTCGCCGGAGGCGAAGCGGCCCGCCAGGATGTCTTCGCCGAGGGTGCGGACGATCTGGGCGTGACCCGAAAGGGCGCGGTCGCCGCGTTCGGGCTGACCCTCGTGTCCGATTCGGGAAGTTCTGGTCGTGCGTCTGGCCATATGTCTCCGGCTCTACAGCCCTTTGAGCTCAACGACAAAGCGCCGATTTGTCGGATGATAACACCAAACCCCCTCTTGAAGCGCCGCCTTGGCGCAGGACGACCCGCGTGACCGAGACCCCGATGAAGACTCAAAAGCCTCTCCGTTCGCGCGCCTGGTTCGACAATCCGGCCAATCCGGACATGACGGCCCTCTATCTGGAGCGCTATCTGAACTATGGCCTGACGCTGGAGGAGCTGCGCTCGGGCAAGCCGATCATCGGCATCGCCCAGACCGGTTCGGACCTCGCGCCCTGCAACCGCCACCACATCGAACTGGCCAAGCGGGTCCGCGAAGGCATCCGCGAGGCGGGCGGCATCGCCATGGAGTTTCCGGTCCACCCGATCCAGGAGACCGGCAAGCGGCCGACCGCCGGTCTGGACAGGAACCTGGCCTATATGGGTCTGGTCGAGCTGCTCTACGGCTATCCTCTGGACGGCGTCGTCCTGACCATCGGCTGCGACAAGACCACCCCCGCCTGTCTGATGGCGGCGGCGACGGTCGATATTCCGGCCATCTGCCTGTCGGTCGGGCCGATGCTGAACGGCTGGCTGAAGGGCGAGCGGATCGGGTCGGGCTCGATCATCTGGAAAGCGCGAGAGATGATGGCGCGCGGCGAGCTGGACTATGAGGGCTTCATCGATCTGGTGGCCACCTCGGCGCCGTCGGTCGGCTATTGCAACACCATGGGCACGGCCTCGACGATGAACTCCCTGGCCGAGGCCCTGGGCATGTCGCTGCCGGGCTCGGCGGCCATTCCGGCGCCCTATCGCGAACGGCCCCAGGTCGCCTATCAGACCGGCAGGCGGATCGTGGAGATGGTGCATGAGGACCTCAAGCCGTCCGACATCCTGACCCCCGAGGCCTTCCACAACGCCATCGTCGTCAACTCGGCCATCGGCGGGTCGACCAATGCCCCGATCCACATTACCGCCCTGGCGCGTCATTCGGGCGTCGATCTCCCGATCAAGGACTGGGAGACCGTGGGCCACGCCGTGCCGTTGCTGGTCAATCTGCAACCGGCGGGGACCTATCTGGGCGAGGACTTCCATCAGGCAGGCGGGGTGCCGGCGGTGATCAATCAGCTGATGGAGCAGGGGCTGATCCGCGAGGGCGCCCGGACCGTCAACGGCAGGACGATGGGCGAGAACTGCAAGGGCGCGGAGATCGTCCTGCCCGACGTCATCCGGCCGTTCGATCAGGCCCTGATGACCGACGCGGGCTTCCTGGTGCTCGGCGGCAATCTGTTCGAGAGCGCCATCATGAAGACGAGCGTGATCTCACCGGAGTTCCGCGAGCGCTATCTGACCAACCCGGAAGATCCGGAGGCCTTCGAAGGCCCCGCCGTCGTCTTCGACGGGCCCGAGGACTATCACCATCGCATCGACGACCCGGCGACGGGGATCACCGAGCACAGCGTCCTGTTCATGCGCGGCGCCGGGCCGATCGGCTATCCGGGCGCGGCCGAGGTCGTGAATATGCGCCCCCCCTCCTGGCTGATCGAGAAGGGGGTGCTGGCCATCGCCTGCATCGGCGACGGGCGGCAGTCAGGCACCTCGGGCTCGCCCTCGATCCTCAACGCCTCGCCGGAAGCGGCGGCCGGCGGCAATCTGGCGCTGCTGCGCGAAGGCGACTGGATCCGCGTCGATCTGAAGACCCGCCGCGTCGATGCGAGGGTGTCGGACGAGCAGATGGCCGAACGCCGCGCCGCGCTGGAGGCTGCGGGCGGCTTCCAGTACCCGCCGTCGCAGACGCCCTGGCAGGAGTTGCAGCGCGCCACGGTCGGACCGCTGCAGACCGGCGCCGTGCTGGAGCCGGCGGTGAAGTATCACCGGATCATCGACAAATTCGGCAACCCTCGCGACAATCACTGAGGGGCGAGGGCGTCAGTCCCGGCCGATGGTCATCCAGAGCGACAGGGTTTCGCCGGGCGGAAGCACGGTGAAGCCCTGCTCGCCGGGCTGCGCCTGATTGAAGACATCGGGGCGGTGGCTGACCGGTTCGACGCAGAGGAAGTCCTCGCCGGTCGGAACATAGATGTGCAGGCGGTCGGCCGAGGCGCGGACAGTGGTGGTCCCGGCGGCGTCTGACAGTCGCGCCTCGCCGCTCCAGCCTTCGAAGCAGTGATCTACGAAGGGGGCGTCGGCGACCGGCTTGTCGGTCCAGTCGATGACCTCGGCAAGGGGGGCGAGGCGGTCGGGGACGATGTCCTCGCCGGTCCAGACGCCGGTCGCCGGGGCGTCCAGACGGCTGTCCGCATGGCGCGGGAAATAGGGATGGAGGCCGATCCCTGCGGGCATGGGCGTGGTGTCGCGATTGATCACGGCGAGGTCGATGCGCAGGCCGTCATCGGACAGGCTGAGTGTCTGGCGCGCCTCATAGCGCCAGGGCCAGCCGTCGGCGCCGAAGCTGAGGGTGAGGCGGTCGGCGGCCTGCTCGAGCACGGTCCAGACGCCCAGCCAGCCCTCGCCGTGCAGGGCGTGGGGCGCAAACCGGGGCAGGACCGGCAGGCGGATCTCGCGACCGTCGAAGCTGAATCGGCCCTGGGCGATGCGGTTGGCGTAGGGAACGAGGGGGAAGCAGGCGAAGTCGAGGATGTCGGTCGCGCCCCTGGGCGTCGGACGCAGGACGTCCTCGCCCCCCTTGCTCAGGGCGGCGACCGCGCCGCCCTGAAGCGTGATCGTCGCCGACCAGTCGCCGTGTCGGAGCCGGATCATCCTGCCGAGTACGAGGTCTTGGTCTGGGTGAAGAACTCCTGCGCCGCGAAGCCCTGTTCACGCGCGCCATAGCTGGACTTTTTCGTGCCGCCGAACGGCACGTGATAGTCGACCCCGGCGGTCGGCAGATTGACCATGGTCATCCCCGCCCTGGCGCGGCGCTGGAAGTCGCGGGCGTGCTTCAGAGACGAGGTGACGATGCCGGCGGACAGGCCGAACTCGACGCCGTTGGCGACGGCGAGCGCCTCCTCATAGGACTTGACGCGCAGGGTCGAGGCGACGGGGCCGAAGACCTCTTCATTGTTGATCTTCATGTCGGGCGCGGTGTCGGCGATCAGGGTCGGCTGGACATACCAGCCGGGCGTTTCCAGCGTCAGCCGCTCGCCGCCGACGGCGATCCGGCCGCCCTCATTCTTCGCGATGTCGATGTAGCGATAGGAGGTCTCCATCTGGGCCTCCGACACCGCCGGGCCCATCTGGCTGGTCGGGTCGAGCGCAGGGCCGACCTTCAGCGCTTTCAGCTTCTCGGCGAGGGCGGCGACGAATTTGTCGTGGATGCCGTCCTGAACAATCAGGCGGCTGGATGCCGTACAGCGCTGGCCGGTGGCGAAGAAGGAGCCGTCGAGCGCGATGGCCACGGCCCGCTCGAGGTCGGCGTCGTCGAGCACGATCAGCGGGTTCTTGCCGCCCATCTCGAGCTGGACGCGGGCCTGACGCGCGACCGCGCCGGCCGCCACGCCCGCGCCGACGCTCTGGGAGCCGGTGAAGGAGACGGCGTCGATGTCCTTGTGGTCGACGATGGCCTGACCGACGCCGCCGCGGCCGATGATCATGTTGACGACACCCTTGGGCAGGCCCGCTTCATGCAGGATGGCCACGAGCGCTTCGGCGGTCGCCGGGGTCAGGCCGGCGGGCTTGATGACGACCGTGTTCCCGAAGGCGAGGGCGGGCGCCATCTTCCAGGCCGGAATGGCGATGGGGAAGTTCCAGGGCGTGATCAGGCCGACGACGCCGACCGCCTGACGATAGGTCTGGATCTCGACGCCCGGCCGGGTCGAGGCCAGGTTCTGGCCGTGCAGGCGCAGGGCCTCGCCGGCGAAATAT
The genomic region above belongs to Brevundimonas goettingensis and contains:
- a CDS encoding FadR/GntR family transcriptional regulator gives rise to the protein MARRTTRTSRIGHEGQPERGDRALSGHAQIVRTLGEDILAGRFASGEKLPPEPELLDRFGVSRTSLREAIKTLTAKGLLVVKTRVGTKVSDRVRWNLFDPEVLSWKVRTGMDADFRRHLAEMRRAVEPAAAELAALHRTDADIMAMRLAIAAMRAETRSEYGFARADLSLHLAIGAASNNPMMRSIASVIETALLEAFTLSPPTRAPDLHRETVDAHERIVDRIEARDGPGAAVAMLAVIDAGFRRVESEHQA
- a CDS encoding IlvD/Edd family dehydratase — encoded protein: MKTQKPLRSRAWFDNPANPDMTALYLERYLNYGLTLEELRSGKPIIGIAQTGSDLAPCNRHHIELAKRVREGIREAGGIAMEFPVHPIQETGKRPTAGLDRNLAYMGLVELLYGYPLDGVVLTIGCDKTTPACLMAAATVDIPAICLSVGPMLNGWLKGERIGSGSIIWKAREMMARGELDYEGFIDLVATSAPSVGYCNTMGTASTMNSLAEALGMSLPGSAAIPAPYRERPQVAYQTGRRIVEMVHEDLKPSDILTPEAFHNAIVVNSAIGGSTNAPIHITALARHSGVDLPIKDWETVGHAVPLLVNLQPAGTYLGEDFHQAGGVPAVINQLMEQGLIREGARTVNGRTMGENCKGAEIVLPDVIRPFDQALMTDAGFLVLGGNLFESAIMKTSVISPEFRERYLTNPEDPEAFEGPAVVFDGPEDYHHRIDDPATGITEHSVLFMRGAGPIGYPGAAEVVNMRPPSWLIEKGVLAIACIGDGRQSGTSGSPSILNASPEAAAGGNLALLREGDWIRVDLKTRRVDARVSDEQMAERRAALEAAGGFQYPPSQTPWQELQRATVGPLQTGAVLEPAVKYHRIIDKFGNPRDNH
- a CDS encoding aldose 1-epimerase, whose protein sequence is MIRLRHGDWSATITLQGGAVAALSKGGEDVLRPTPRGATDILDFACFPLVPYANRIAQGRFSFDGREIRLPVLPRFAPHALHGEGWLGVWTVLEQAADRLTLSFGADGWPWRYEARQTLSLSDDGLRIDLAVINRDTTPMPAGIGLHPYFPRHADSRLDAPATGVWTGEDIVPDRLAPLAEVIDWTDKPVADAPFVDHCFEGWSGEARLSDAAGTTTVRASADRLHIYVPTGEDFLCVEPVSHRPDVFNQAQPGEQGFTVLPPGETLSLWMTIGRD
- a CDS encoding aldehyde dehydrogenase family protein; the encoded protein is MTDTLELSHWINGEKVSADRPGQGLNPSDTREVVARTPDGGVAEVDQAVAAAKAAFESWSEASPEVRSDVLDRAGTLVMERREQLGRLLSREEGKTLPEGIGETVRAGRILKYFAGEALRLHGQNLASTRPGVEIQTYRQAVGVVGLITPWNFPIAIPAWKMAPALAFGNTVVIKPAGLTPATAEALVAILHEAGLPKGVVNMIIGRGGVGQAIVDHKDIDAVSFTGSQSVGAGVAAGAVARQARVQLEMGGKNPLIVLDDADLERAVAIALDGSFFATGQRCTASSRLIVQDGIHDKFVAALAEKLKALKVGPALDPTSQMGPAVSEAQMETSYRYIDIAKNEGGRIAVGGERLTLETPGWYVQPTLIADTAPDMKINNEEVFGPVASTLRVKSYEEALAVANGVEFGLSAGIVTSSLKHARDFQRRARAGMTMVNLPTAGVDYHVPFGGTKKSSYGAREQGFAAQEFFTQTKTSYSAG